One genomic segment of Helianthus annuus cultivar XRQ/B chromosome 14, HanXRQr2.0-SUNRISE, whole genome shotgun sequence includes these proteins:
- the LOC110907535 gene encoding plastid division protein PDV1-like — protein sequence MEMEEVEAVLEKIWDLHDNLSDAIHSISRSHFLHSVKSLRTSTDLFGPNKKLSDADLKGGFVYVKDFPIEQDDGSAIHEANSLNSICTALENLEDQLEFFHVSFCCPNFIVCLRFCS from the coding sequence ATGGAGATGGAAGAGGTGGAGGCCGTTCTCGAGAAGATTTGGGACTTACACGACAATCTTAGCGATGCTATCCACTCCATTTCCAGATCTCACTTTCTCCATTCCGTCAAGTCCCTACGCACTTCCACCGATCTATTCGGACCCAACAAGAAACTCTCTGATGCTGACCTCAAAGGTGGCTTCGTTTACGTCAAAGACTTCCCCATCGAACAGGACGATGGCTCCGCTATTCACGAGGCCAATAGTTTGAATTCCATTTGCACCGCTCTCGAGAACCTCGAGGACCAGCTCGAGTTCTTTCATGTGAGTTTCTGCTGCCCTAATTTCATTGTTTGCTTAAGATTTTGCTCATAA
- the LOC110904183 gene encoding serine/threonine-protein kinase KIPK2, translated as MGAFYNTGEIVELEESSDFQSNKSQKRFYVEDDINSLFESVRISAKTMGLPQALKDKQKKSMKRPMRVSPYQSPQIGISEPVNLKQALRGLTISQASEMAAMKRLSKGFQGGPVKRSQIAAGVEVNDKVNYHNTVEVSVVPERSSTTSATESVQSRNLKLKLSSLSTRIRRKLPAVDEIKPELVEVKKKPDNKPDGKLKTREKGEISQSSKSSVGECSSSTSFSCDSNVSSVSRPHMSKDLRWEAVNKAKKQYGSLNIRNFKLIKKIGGGDIGTVYLAELIDSNCFFALKVLDNELLGLKKKATRAQTEREILQLLDHPFLPTLFSHFTTDKYSCLVIEYCPGGDLHVLRQKQPNKCFSEQAARFYVAEILLALEYLHMLGVVYRDLKPENILVREDGHIMLTDFDLSLRCDPNPMLVKPLSPSVDRPKDTGSSCIDPFCLQPSWQVPCFTPKLLKPKVKSDVVVRASPLPQLVVEPSGARSNSFVGTHEYLAPEIIKGDGHGSSVDWWTFGILLYELLYGRTPFKGMGDDDTLANVVSQGLEFPNCPIVSFHARDLIKSLLQKQPESRLGSSKGAAEIKQHAFFEGLNWALIRCAVPPEMPKPCDVRSAGRSENLVFDLF; from the exons ATGGGGGCTTTTTATAACACTGGTGAAATCGTTGAACTAGAAGAAAGTTCGGATTTTCAATCGAATAAATCTCAAAAAAGATTCTACGTGGAGGATGACATTAATAGTCTTTTTGAGTCGGTTAGGATATCAGCCAAGACGATGGGTTTACCACAAGCTCTTAAAGACAAACAAAAGAAATCCATGAAGCGGCCCATGAGAGTTAGCCCGTATCAGTCACCACAGATCGGAATTTCGGAGCCTGTTAATTTAAAGCAGGCGTTAAGAGGATTAACCATCTCTCAAGCATCAGAAATGGCAGCCATGAAGAGGTTATCAAAAGGTTTTCAAGGTGGACCGGTCAAACGGTCACAGATAGCTGCAGGAGTTGAGGTTAATGATAAAGTAAATTATCATAATACGGTGGAAGTATCCGTTGTTCCGGAAAGATCATCGACAACTTCAGCGACGGAATCGGTGCAGAGCAGAAACTTAAAGCTGAAACTTTCTTCTTTATCCACTCGCATTAGAAGAAAACTCCCTGCGGTTGATGAAATTAAACCTGAGTTGGTTGAAGTTAAAAAGAAACCTGATAATAAACCCGACGGAAAATTAAAAACACGAGAAAAAGGCGAGATCTCACAGAGTTCGAAGAGCAGCGTTGGTGAATGCAGTAGTAGTACAAGTTTTAGTTGCGACAGCAACGTAAGTAGTGTTAGTAGGCCCCACATGTCGAAAGATTTGAGATGGGAAGCTGTTAATAAGGCTAAGAAGCAATACGGAAGCCTAAATATAAGAAACTTTAAGTTAATCAAGAAAATCGGCGGTGGAGATATCGGAACCGTTTATCTTGCTGAACTTATCGACTCGAATTGCTTTTTTGCTTTGAAAGTTCTGGATAATGAGTTATTGGGCCTCAAGAAAAAAGCTACACGGGCTCAAACCGAAAGAGAGATTTTGCAATTGCTTGATCACCCGTTTCTTCCTACTTTATTTTCGCATTTTACGACAGATAAATACTCGTGTTTGGTTATTGAGTATTGTCCCGGTGGCGATTTACACGTGCTCCGACAAAAACAGCCGAACAAATGTTTCTCTGAACAAGCAGCCAG GTTTTATGTTGCTGAAATCCTTCTTGCTTTAGAATACTTGCATATGCTTGGTGTCGTATATCGTGacttgaaaccagaaaacatatTGGTACGAGAAGACGGTCATATAATGTTAACGGACTTTGATTTGTCACTTAGATGTGATCCAAACCCAATGCTGGTCAAACCACTGTCACCATCCGTTGACCGGCCTAAAGACACAGGGTCAAGCTGCATTGACCCGTTTTGTCTCCAGCCGTCATGGCAAGTCCCGTGTTTCACTCCAAAGTTGCTCAAACCAAAGGTGAAATCGGATGTCGTTGTTCGTGCCAGCCCTCTGCCACAGCTGGTAGTGGAGCCCAGTGGGGCCCGATCCAACTCGTTTGTTGGGACCCACGAGTACTTAGCTCCCGAGATTATAAAAGGTGACGGACATGGGAGTTCGGTGGACTGGTGGACGTTTGGGATATTATTATACGAGCTTTTATACGGTAGGACGCCCTTTAAAGGTATGGGGGACGATGATACGTTAGCAAATGTGGTATCTCAAGGTCTCGAGTTTCCAAACTGTCCGATTGTTAGTTTTCATGCAAGAGATTTAATTAAAAGTTTGTTACAAAAACAGCCGGAAAGTAGGTTGGGTTCGTCGAAAGGGGCTGCAGAGATTAAACAGCACGCGTTCTTCGAGGGGTTGAATTGGGCTTTGATACGGTGTGCAGTACCGCCTGAGATGCCTAAACCATGTGATGTGCGGAGTGCAGGTCGAAGTGAGAAtttggtgtttgacttgttttag
- the LOC110906034 gene encoding uncharacterized protein LOC110906034 isoform X2, giving the protein MVEEPAFRPREKLIEKQKMFQSIHKPTYLKGPMDKVTSIAIPIALAGSSIYLIGRGIYNMSHGIGKKE; this is encoded by the exons ATGGTAGAGGAACCCGCGTTTAGGCCAAGAGAGAAGCTGATCGAGAAGCAAAAAATGTTTCAAAGCATCCATAAACCCACGTATCTGAAAGGTCCGATGGACAAGGTTACTTCGATTGCTATTCCTATTGCATTGGCAGGATCTTCCATATACCTCATT GGGCGCGGTATCTATAACATGTCCCATGGGATCGGAAAGAAAGAATAA
- the LOC110906034 gene encoding uncharacterized protein LOC110906034 isoform X1: MHDRSSFLGRMVEEPAFRPREKLIEKQKMFQSIHKPTYLKGPMDKVTSIAIPIALAGSSIYLIGRGIYNMSHGIGKKE, encoded by the exons ATGCATGATAGATCTTCTTTCCTTGGTAGGATGGTAGAGGAACCCGCGTTTAGGCCAAGAGAGAAGCTGATCGAGAAGCAAAAAATGTTTCAAAGCATCCATAAACCCACGTATCTGAAAGGTCCGATGGACAAGGTTACTTCGATTGCTATTCCTATTGCATTGGCAGGATCTTCCATATACCTCATT GGGCGCGGTATCTATAACATGTCCCATGGGATCGGAAAGAAAGAATAA